The nucleotide sequence GACGGAAGCGGACTGGAAATCAAACAAGACGGACTGGTTTGGGAAAAAGAACAAGTAAAAGTGGAAACCTCAAAAAGAAACTCTGCAGGTAATGAAATAAATGTGATAGATAACAGTCCAGATAAATTTCAATATAAATTCAGCCTGAAACCCGTTTTCAAAGTTGCGGGAACAAGGAAAGATTCTCCTGCACAGAAGTCGGGGATTATAAAAGGAGATGAAATCACAAATATAGATGGCAAAAAAGCTAATGAACTCACATTATACAAAATTCATCAAATTCTAAAAACCGATGAACGCAAAACGGTGAGCGTAGAAATAAAACGCAATGAGATTCGCAGAAAAATAGATTTGTTTCTGGAAGATCCCATTCCTTACATCGAAGAATAATTTTAAATTTAACCAAAAAAAACACCATGAAAGAAACTCTGAATCATATAAGAAACAGACCTCGGTTTAAAATGTATACTGATCTTTCTCCAGAAGACTGCGAGAAAAACCTAAGAGCCTATCTCGACATTCATAAGGATGAATTCTTTGGTAATATCAACCGTGAAGTAGCAACAATTTTCGTGAAAACCAATGAAAATAATTACTGGAAACCGAACCTAGCTCTTCGTTTAGAAAGAGATGATAACATCACGGCAATACGAGGAATCTATGGTCCTACTTCGGCTGTGTGGACTTTTTTTATGTTTTTATATTTTTTGTTTACAGTAGGCTGGATGGTTTTTTTCACACTCTATTATGTAGAAAAGCAGATCAACACCCATAACTATGCCTGGGCACTACCGTGTTCTTTATTAGTTCTTGTGCTTATTGGATTAACTTATGCTGCCGCACGATTAGGGCAATTTAAAGCAAAAGATGAAATGAATGCTCTAAGGAGATTTGCAGAAGAAGCTACTTTTCCTCTGGAGAAAGATGGGTAAGTTTTTTTAAGTCAGAAGCATGTTTTATCGTAAGCCCAAATTTCATCAGCAGATACTGTAAAGGCTTTTGTTTTTTGTAATACTTTCCAATGAAAATAGCCATTGCGTCATAAAAACGTCCCAGATAGACTTCATCTTTCACTGTGCTTTCGCCTTTATAATGAAGGATTGAATACTTTCCGTAATAGAAATTCCTGAAGCCCGATCGTCTGATTGTATAGCAAAGATCAATATCTTCGCCGTACATAAAATACTGCTCATCAAATCCACCAACTTGTGCGTAAACAGATTTCTTCATCAGAAGATTGGCGCCTGTCATAATATCGACCTCAGCGATGTCAAACTCGCCGACATCATTTCTGTAGTAGCTTTTAGAATTACTATTGAATGGTGTAAAAAGTTTCTCAAATGAATTGATAAGCGCCGGAACAGACCTTTTGCTCTCTGGCAAAAACTCGCCTTTTGCATTATGCATTCTTAATCCCAATGCACCAAATGCGAATTGGCTATCGGCAAAATCTAGAATTTCCTTAAAATAATCGCCCTCTATTTCCGTGTCGGGATTCAGGATATAAACATATTCACCTTTTGCGTGCGTCACTGCCAGATTATTGGCCTTCGAAAAACCAAGATTCTCTTCCAATGACAAAAAAAGGACATCCGGAAATTCTGAAATTAATGATTTCCATTCCGGATTGGGCGAATTATTATCCGCGACGATAACTTCATACTCAAAGCCGTGAAAATACTTCTTGATGGAAAGTATGCATTTCCTGAGCAAATCTTTTACCTGATAATGAACAATAATCACACTAAGTTTCATCACGTTGCCTCGTTATAAACCGTTCTATTGGTAATAGATCTTCCTAGAGAAATCTCATCTGCATACTCCAATTCATCACCCACGGCAATTCCTCTTGCAATGCTGGAAAATAAAATCTGCTGTGTTTTGAATTTTTTGTAGATATAATAAGCGGTAGTATCGCCTTCCATTGTTGCGCTTAGTGCAAATATGAGTTCTTTTACAACACCTTCATGCAGCTTCTTTTCGATACTTCCAATGCGCAATTGACTCGGACCAATACCTTCCATTGGGGAAATTTTACCGCCCAGAACCAGATATTTACCTCTATACTTTCCGGTATTTTCTATTGCCATCACATCCCGCACATCTTCTACAATGCAAAGCAACTCATCATTTCTTTTCTCATCACTACAGATATCACAGATCTCGGAATCCGAAAAATTATGACAGTCTTTACAATACCTGATGTCTGTAACCAAAGTCTGAATTGCACTACCCAAAGCAATACCCTGAGATGAAGGCTGACGAAGAAGATGCAACGCAAGTCGCAACGCAGACTTTTTTCCGATTCCCGGCAAACCTGCAATTTCTTCCACGGCTTTCGACAAAACTTTGCTT is from Epilithonimonas vandammei and encodes:
- the recR gene encoding recombination mediator RecR; translation: MDYPSKVLSKAVEEIAGLPGIGKKSALRLALHLLRQPSSQGIALGSAIQTLVTDIRYCKDCHNFSDSEICDICSDEKRNDELLCIVEDVRDVMAIENTGKYRGKYLVLGGKISPMEGIGPSQLRIGSIEKKLHEGVVKELIFALSATMEGDTTAYYIYKKFKTQQILFSSIARGIAVGDELEYADEISLGRSITNRTVYNEAT
- a CDS encoding glycosyltransferase family 2 protein; translated protein: MKLSVIIVHYQVKDLLRKCILSIKKYFHGFEYEVIVADNNSPNPEWKSLISEFPDVLFLSLEENLGFSKANNLAVTHAKGEYVYILNPDTEIEGDYFKEILDFADSQFAFGALGLRMHNAKGEFLPESKRSVPALINSFEKLFTPFNSNSKSYYRNDVGEFDIAEVDIMTGANLLMKKSVYAQVGGFDEQYFMYGEDIDLCYTIRRSGFRNFYYGKYSILHYKGESTVKDEVYLGRFYDAMAIFIGKYYKKQKPLQYLLMKFGLTIKHASDLKKLTHLSPEEK